One stretch of Arachis hypogaea cultivar Tifrunner chromosome 20, arahy.Tifrunner.gnm2.J5K5, whole genome shotgun sequence DNA includes these proteins:
- the LOC112785711 gene encoding uncharacterized protein gives MFGATTSVLEDLATNGSTYSQRGDATYALKSLLSFDFVFILHMMKEIMEITDKLCQALQQKSQDILNAMHLVSSTKSLIQQLRDNSWRALLEKVSSFCNDHAIQIPDMSAFFSDIIRSRHKKDVVTVEHHYRVDIFTSVIDFQLKELNSRFSEQATELLILSTSLDPKDAFKCLDIFVWVIEGLEGKNDLKKWRKNMQK, from the exons ATGTTTGGAGCAACAACTTCAGTTCTGGAAGATTTGGCTACTAATGGATCTACATATTCTCAACGTGGTGATGCTACTTATGCTCTTAAatctttattatcatttgattttgttttcattttgcatATGATGAAAGAAATCATGGAAATCACTGATAAACTTTGTCAAGCATTGCAACAAAAATCTCAAGACATTTTGAATGCTATGCATCTGGTTTCTAGTACAAAGTCATTGATTCAACAGTTAAGAGATAATAGTTGGAGAGCACTTTTGGAGAAAGTTAGTTCTTTCTGCAATGATCATGCTATTCAGATACCTGATATGAGTGCTTTTTTTAGTGACATAATTCGGTCTCGTCATAAAAAGGATGTTGTCACTGTTGAACACCACTATCGTGTTGACATTTTTACTAGCGTGATAGATTTTCAATTGAAAGAGCTAAATAGTAGATTTAGTGAGCAAGCAACCGAGCTCCTCATATTGAGTACATCTTTAGATCCTAAAGATGCTTTCAA atgccttgatatatttgtttggGTGATTGAAGGTCTAGAAGGTAAGAATGACTTGAAGAAATGGAgaaaaaacatgcaaaagtga